A part of Saccharomyces cerevisiae S288C chromosome XIV, complete sequence genomic DNA contains:
- a CDS encoding uncharacterized protein (Protein required for sporulation; induced during meiosis and sporulation; gene is a member of Centroid, a centromere-linked gene family; not an essential gene; YNL034W has a paralog, YNL018C, that arose from a segmental duplication): protein MSTSFQEFKAFCNKVGLDFQWLNLQSSKSVPESGSSEGFSAVSDTVQENIRPATEPLNVNQSKDPVSNFFYDVKNAPLWNVYKRNHSGHSSTEACSGVSSGQASKNIPEAMVKETVLSNHDNVTIINELLPTSSAMHQEESTAMTTSYLLSHSVNDSCNVMLSSSSHNRAMLPPSLVQRNNATTSPTTDSASENNESVPSLTSSVSTSSSVYSSWNPPHSPHISSFPDGNFASLNAEVTCFDFRRTKDSRTKETNESIIPTEIYCPINSTDHHKHYPSQKSKQDACAPAPRNQNISCSVGSAAEFSQSNHTLTTVVPSYMQQYLDRPQNWFESKMGKYCPLFLRSTKNIDYDSLEFKFERKMIAVQYLLLDEQSEPRRYYNPSNKSIPFWKRPFNFDTMPSYDQLMEEAECRFYSYQYKYEGFQRIEPYSIFCPWKNTQREIDLVLDHIHFSLDVGEKKSLNRKGNITLDTLDSKVDPNIQIKPYQIFPSNNLVYEGLPHPAEQSLILSPGTSLIERAFQALIDICKESIPPSNDCTTRNHNSAPQLTVPEPSKPCRLLLVRESRTATELETNKKLWLHSQRRNIEVTVPMHPSEHGTKSRLRKWLSTFVHQ from the coding sequence ATGTCTACATCTTTCCAGGAGTTCAAGGCCTTTTGCAACAAGGTTGGGCTAGACTTTCAATGGCTTAATTTGCAATCCTCCAAGTCTGTTCCCGAAAGCGGTTCCTCTGAAGGTTTCTCAGCCGTCAGTGATACCGTACAAGAAAACATCAGACCAGCTACGGAACCACTTAACGTCAACCAGTCCAAAGATCCTGTCAGcaactttttttatgatGTCAAGAATGCTCCGCTCTGGAACGTGTATAAGAGGAATCATTCCGGTCATTCTTCTACTGAGGCTTGCTCTGGAGTAAGTTCAGGGCAAGCGTCAAAAAACATACCCGAGGCAATGGTAAAAGAGACAGTCCTTTCTAATCACGACAATGTCACCATAATAAACGAATTACTGCCAACGTCTTCTGCCATGCACCAGGAAGAAAGCACCGCTATGACAACCTCCTACCTCTTATCCCACTCCGTAAATGATAGTTGCAACGTAATgctttcttcctcctccCACAACCGTGCTATGCTCCCACCTTCTCTTGTGCAAAGAAATAACGCTACCACATCTCCCACAACAGACTCTGCGTCAGAAAACAACGAATCGGTACCCTCACTAACCTCATCTGTTAGCACATCCTCATCAGTTTATTCGTCATGGAATCCTCCTCATTCTCCCCACATATCGTCATTTCCAGACGGCAATTTCGCATCGCTTAACGCAGAAGTGACTTGCTTTGATTTCCGCCGCACCAAGGACTCCAGAACAAAAGAGACGAATGAATCTATCATTCCAACTGAAATTTACTGCCCAATAAATTCCACTGATCACCACAAACATTATCCAAGCCAAAAATCTAAACAAGATGCCTGCGCTCCTGCTCCCCGCAATCAAAATATAAGCTGCAGCGTCGGGTCCGCAGCGGAATTTTCCCAGTCTAACCACACGTTGACTACTGTAGTTCCTTCATACATGCAACAGTACCTTGACAGGCCACAGAACTGGTTTGAAAGCAAAATGGGAAAATACTGTCCACTCTTTCTGAGAAGTACAAAGAACATTGACTACGATTCCCTCGAATTTAAATTTGAGCGCAAGATGATAGCTGTTCAATACCTGCTTTTAGACGAACAATCTGAGCCCAGAAGGTACTACAATCCCTCAAATAAAAGTATTCCATTCTGGAAGAGACCCTTCAACTTCGATACAATGCCCAGCTACGACCAACTTATGGAGGAAGCAGAGTGCCGTTTTTATTCATACCAATACAAATACGAAGGTTTCCAGAGGATTGAGCCCTACTCCATTTTTTGTCCCTGGAAAAACACACAAAGAGAAATAGATCTGGTTCTTGATCAcattcatttttctctcGATGTCGGCGAGAAGAAGTCTTTAAACCGAAAAGGAAACATCACTCTCGATACTTTAGACAGTAAGGTCGATCCTAACATTCAGATCAAGCCGTATCAGATTTTTCCGTCCAACAACCTAGTATACGAAGGCTTACCGCATCCCGCCGAACAATCCTTAATTTTGAGTCCTGGCACCTCCCTCATTGAGAGGGCGTTTCAGGCACTGATAGACATATGCAAGGAATCTATTCCACCTTCTAATGACTGTACTACCCGCAACCATAATAGCGCTCCTCAGCTTACCGTGCCAGAACCATCTAAACCATGCCGGCTACTACTTGTTCGTGAGTCTCGCACAGCAACAGAACTAGAAACTAACAAAAAGCTCTGGCTCCACTCACAGAGAAGGAATATCGAAGTGACCGTACCAATGCATCCTTCTGAGCATGGGACAAAAAGCCGGTTACGAAAATGGCTCTCAACTTTTGTACATCAGTGA
- the SIW14 gene encoding putative tyrosine protein phosphatase SIW14 (Inositol phosphatase involved in inositol pyrophosphate metabolism; hydrolyzes the beta-phosphate from the 5-diphosphate group of PP-InsPs including: 5PP-IP5 (IP7), 1,5PP-IP4 (IP8) and 5-PP-InsP4; functions as an anti-prion (anti-[PSI]) component; member of the atypical dual-specificity subgroup of the protein tyrosine-phosphatase (PTP) superfamily; localizes to the cytoplasm): MGLYQAKNDEGSDPKSSSKIDDLIENEAEIIRLIKEDGKLLIDNGDGRDIHNIIQEDKLLSVEFNEVLKRFHGEEKSDIPRKEFDEDEDDGYDSNEHHQKTIEVMNTLNHVINKEVIPPENFSHVVGEIYRSSFPRQENFSFLHERLKLKSILVLIPEEYPQENLNFLKLTGIKLYQVGMSGNKEPFVNIPSHLLTKALEIVLNPANQPILIHCNRGKHRTGCLIGCIRKLQNWSLTMIFDEYRRFAFPKARALDQQFIEMYDDDEIKRIASKNNWLPLQW, encoded by the coding sequence ATGGGTTTATATCAAGCAAAGAATGATGAGGGAAGTGATCCGAAAAGCAGCAGCAAGATTGACGATTTGATAGAAAATGAGGCAGAAATCATACGACTAATCAAGGAAGATGGCAAGTTACTGATAGACAATGGCGATGGTAGAGATATCCATAACATAATTCAAGAAGACAAGCTCCTCAGTGTAGAATTTAACGAAGTACTAAAGCGATTTCACGGGGAAGAAAAGTCAGATATTCCTCGGAAGGAgtttgatgaagacgagGATGACGGATATGATTCTAATGAGCACCATCAAAAGACTATAGAAGTAATGAACACACTAAATCACGTCATTAATAAAGAGGTGATTCCTCCCGAAAACTTTAGCCACGTCGTTGGGGAGATATACCGTAGCAGTTTCCCACGACAAGAGAACTTTTCGTTTTTGCATGAAAGACTAAAGTTGAAATCCATCTTGGTACTAATTCCGGAAGAATATCCGCAGgaaaatctaaattttttgaagttaaCGGGTATAAAATTATATCAAGTTGGAATGAGCGGTAATAAGGAGCCATTTGTTAATATACCGTCTCATCTACTGACAAAGGCACTAGAAATCGTGTTGAATCCTGCGAATCAACCGATACTGATACATTGTAATAGAGGCAAACATAGAACGGGGTGTTTGATTGGTTGTATAAGAAAACTACAAAATTGGTCGCTAACGATGATTTTTGATGAGTACAGACGTTTCGCATTTCCGAAGGCCAGGGCGCTTGATCAGCAGTTCATCGAGATGTATGACGATGACGAAATTAAGAGGATTGCTAGTAAAAACAACTGGTTGCCTCTACAATGGTAA
- the KTR5 gene encoding putative mannosyltransferase (Putative mannosyltransferase involved in protein glycosylation; member of the KRE2/MNT1 mannosyltransferase family; KTR5 has a paralog, KTR7, that arose from the whole genome duplication): protein MLLIRRTINAFLGCIHCNLTATCILIAFVITMYVVLVSEPASVDGTMGNFLPFSKMDLATKRDRPFYSNCVNTQDYLLNPSYIKQNASFVMLTRNGELEDVIKTINSIEEHFNQWFHYPYVFLNDQPFEEDFKAKVRDVTVGALVEFGTIDEISWNFPSDVKDTFEFYNAIEDQGDRSILYGNLESYHKMCRFYSGLFYKHPLVQKYEWYWRLEPDVEFFCDITYDPFLEMLRTNKKYGFTIIIPELYWTVPNLFRHTKSFISQKGVTLGSLWKLFTKDYDIFESDDPELRDWINYDFQAKAKISEKIAIEQLLKKGDDFQQINDDKEGIMNLIHKARSRKHIVEDKFFNEEYNLCHFWSNFEIARLSVFDNDIYNSFFQYLEKSGGFWKERWGDAPVHSIGLSLTLDLDDVHYFRDIGYRHSTIQHCPHNAMGNEEFSYLASDSKFKRKNAAYDEGREFGCGCRCRCPKKKREIEDSMGFCVNIWVNLLNQQRGHERHVEALNGNEMEEHIREDYLRQFGN from the coding sequence ATGTTGCTAATAAGAAGGACGATAAATGCATTTCTGGGATGTATCCATTGCAATCTTACGGCGACGTGCATCCTGATTGCCTTCGTCATAACCATGTATGTGGTACTTGTATCTGAGCCTGCATCCGTAGACGGAACTATGGGAAATTTTCTTCCGTTTTCCAAGATGGATCTTGCGACGAAGAGGGACAGACCCTTTTATTCGAATTGTGTGAATACTCAGGACTATTTGTTGAATCCATCGTACATCAAGCAGAATGCCTCGTTTGTCATGCTAACAAGGAACGGGGAGCTAGAAGATGTTATCAAGACTATCAACAGTATAGAAGAGCATTTCAATCAGTGGTTCCACTATCCATATGTGTTCTTAAATGACCAGCCGTTTGAAGAGGACTTCAAAGCAAAAGTACGTGATGTTACAGTGGGCGCGCTGGTGGAATTTGGCACTATCGATGAGATATCTTGGAATTTTCCCAGTGACGTAAAGGATACGTTCGAGTTCTACAACGCAATTGAGGATCAAGGTGATAGAAGCATACTTTACGGAAACTTAGAATCATATCATAAGATGTGCCGGTTTTATTCAGGATTATTTTACAAGCACCCGCTAGTACAGAAGTACGAATGGTATTGGAGATTGGAACCCGATGTTGAGTTTTTCTGTGATATTACCTACGATCCCTTTTTGGAGATGCTCCGAACTAATAAGAAATATGGATTTACGATCATCATCCCCGAATTGTATTGGACAGTCCCAAATTTGTTTAGACACACTAAAAGCTTTATCAGTCAAAAAGGCGTTACGCTTGGGTCATTATGGAAACTATTTACAAAGGATTACGACATTTTTGAATCCGATGATCCGGAGTTACGGGACTGGATCAACTATGATTTTCAGGCCAAGGCTAAGATATCCGAAAAGATAGCCATCGAgcagcttttgaaaaagggtGATGATTTCCAACAGATAAATGATGACAAAGAGGGaataatgaatttgataCATAAGGCTCGCTCTAGGAAGCATATCGTAGAagacaaatttttcaatgaagagTACAATCTATGCCATTTCTGGAGTAATTTTGAGATTGCGCGGCTAAGCGTGTTCGACAATGACATTTACaacagtttttttcaatatttggAGAAAAGTGGTGGATTTTGGAAGGAAAGATGGGGGGACGCTCCTGTTCACTCTATTGGATTGTCGCTAACTCTGGATTTGGACGATGTACACTATTTTAGAGACATCGGATATAGACACTCCACAATACAGCATTGTCCACATAATGCCATGGGGAATGAGGAATTCTCCTACTTAGCCAGTGACTCAAAATTCAAACGTAAAAACGCGGCCTACGACGAGGGAAGGGAATTTGGGTGTGGCTGCAGGTGCAGATGTCCCAAGAAAAAGCGTGAAATTGAGGATTCCATGGGTTTCTGCGTAAATATTTGGGTAAATCTGCTTAACCAACAGAGGGGACACGAACGCCACGTCGAAGCACTCAACGGCAATGAAATGGAGGAGCACATAAGGGAAGACTATCTAAGACAGTTCGGAAActag
- a CDS encoding uncharacterized protein (hypothetical protein; YNL033W has a paralog, YNL019C, that arose from a segmental duplication), with protein MLYSRESRTTVLFLALVTSLTVLCHSVDVTTVFTTSTITEITTVTAAPQPQNKAETALNTATNIIQTMQFLFNCAPFKWKGPLKITSCALNFIVLLLTAWGYLLKYLQENKLNSDADMEKMVGLGFGEMVGRIFGKGVGKAFTKMDITQKLVYPFEGSNRQKCLLMTVGENSIVPFHDLFTEICFDQYTLDSLSHHNHGSISILDAGSVSALGFADISSKMPSVSELYTLFGDYTIEVLGGITKLASTLNREDWQGERNGFAVLSRDRPNQTLLSVHMYSSSLL; from the coding sequence ATGCTTTACTCCAGAGAATCAAGGACAACCGTCCTTTTCCTTGCGTTGGTTACCTCCCTAACCGTACTTTGTCACTCGGTCGATGTAACAACTGTATTTACTACGTCAACAATCACCGAAATCACAACTGTGACTGCCGCACCGCAACCACAAAACAAAGCGGAAACCGCTTTGAATACTGCTACTAACATAATTCAAACCATgcagtttcttttcaactgCGCACCATTTAAGTGGAAGGGTCCTTTGAAAATAACTTCTTGTGCGCTGAACTTTATTGTCCTACTACTCACCGCTTGGGGCTATCTTCTGAAGTATCTGCAGGAAAATAAGCTGAATAGCGATGCTGATATGGAAAAAATGGTAGGACTGGGATTTGGGGAAATGGTCGGCAGAATCTTCGGAAAGGGTGTCGGGAAAGCTTTTACTAAAATGGATATCACTCAGAAACTAGTGTACCCGTTCGAAGGAAGCAACCGGCAGAAATGTCTACTCATGACCGTCGGAGAAAACTCGATAGTGCCATTCCACGATTTGTTTACAGAGATATGCTTTGACCAGTACACTCTGGACTCGCTATCCCACCACAACCATGGGAGTATTTCGATTTTAGATGCTGGATCAGTGAGCGCCTTGGGGTTCGCGGATATTTCATCGAAAATGCCCTCTGTAAGCGAACTATACACACTTTTTGGAGATTATACGATAGAAGTACTGGGCGGCATCACTAAACTGGCTTCAACTCTTAACAGAGAGGACTGGCAGGGGGAAAGAAACGGGTTCGCGGTTTTATCGAGAGACCGGCCTAACCAGACGTTACTAAGCGTCCATATGTACTCTTCAAGCTTGCTATAG
- the HHF2 gene encoding histone H4 (Histone H4; core histone protein required for chromatin assembly and chromosome function; one of two identical histone proteins (see also HHF1); contributes to telomeric silencing; N-terminal domain involved in maintaining genomic integrity): MSGRGKGGKGLGKGGAKRHRKILRDNIQGITKPAIRRLARRGGVKRISGLIYEEVRAVLKSFLESVIRDSVTYTEHAKRKTVTSLDVVYALKRQGRTLYGFGG; encoded by the coding sequence atGTCCGGTAGAGGTAAAGGTGGTAAAGGTCTAGGAAAAGGTGGTGCCAAGCGTCACAGAAAGATTCTAAGAGATAACATTCAAGGTATCACTAAGCCAGCTATCAGAAGATTAGCTAGAAGAGGTGGTGTCAAGCGTATTTCTGGTTTGATCTACGAAGAAGTCAGAGCCGTCTTGAAATCCTTCTTGGAATCCGTCATCAGGGACTCTGTTACTTACACTGAACACGCCAAGAGAAAGACTGTTACTTCTTTGGATGTTGTTTATGCTTTGAAGAGACAAGGTAGAACCTTATATGGTTTCGGTGGTTAA
- the HHT2 gene encoding histone H3 (Histone H3; core histone protein required for chromatin assembly, part of heterochromatin-mediated telomeric and HM silencing; one of two identical histone H3 proteins (see HHT1); regulated by acetylation, methylation, and phosphorylation; H3K14 acetylation plays an important role in the unfolding of strongly positioned nucleosomes during repair of UV damage), translated as MARTKQTARKSTGGKAPRKQLASKAARKSAPSTGGVKKPHRYKPGTVALREIRRFQKSTELLIRKLPFQRLVREIAQDFKTDLRFQSSAIGALQESVEAYLVSLFEDTNLAAIHAKRVTIQKKDIKLARRLRGERS; from the coding sequence ATGGCCAGAACTAAACAAACAGCTAGAAAATCCACTGGTGGTAAAGCCCCAAGAAAACAATTAGCCTCCAAGGCTGCCAGAAAATCCGCCCCATCTACCGGTGGTGTTAAGAAGCCTCACAGATATAAGCCAGGTACTGTTGCCTTGAGAGAAATTAGAAGATTCCAAAAATCTACTGAACTGTTGATCAGAAAGTTACCTTTCCAAAGATTGGTCAGAGAAATCGCTCAAGATTTCAAGACCGACTTGAGATTTCAATCTTCTGCTATCGGTGCTTTGCAAGAATCCGTCGAAGCATACTTAGTCTCTTTGTTTGAAGACACTAATCTGGCTGCTATTCACGCTAAGCGTGTTACTATCCAAAAGAAGGATATCAAATTGGCCAGAAGACTAAGAGGTGAAAGATCATGA
- the CRZ1 gene encoding DNA-binding transcription factor CRZ1 (Transcription factor, activates transcription of stress response genes; nuclear localization is positively regulated by calcineurin-mediated dephosphorylation; rapidly localizes to the nucleus under blue light stress; can be activated in stochastic pulses of nuclear localization in response to calcium), with the protein MSFSNGNMASYMTSSNGEEQSINNKNDIDDNSAYRRNNFRNSSNSGSHTFQLSDLDLDVDMRMDSANSSEKISKNLSSGIPDSFDSNVNSLLSPSSGSYSADLNYQSLYKPDLPQQQLQQQQLQQQQQQQQQQQQQQQKQTPTLKVEQSDTFQWDDILTPADNQHRPSLTNQFLSPRSNYDGTTRSSGIDSNYSDTESNYHTPYLYPQDLVSSPAMSHLTANNDDFDDLLSVASMNSNYLLPVNSHGYKHISNLDELDDLLSLTYSDNNLLSASNNSDFNNSNNGIINTADTQNSTIAINKSKVGTNQKMLLTIPTSSTPSPSTHAAPVTPIISIQEFNEGHFPVKNEDDGTLQLKVRDNESYSATNNNNLLRPDDNDYNNEALSDIDRSFEDIINGRKLKLKKSRRRSSQTSNNSFTSRRSSRSRSISPDEKAKSISANREKLLEMADLLPSSENDNNRERYDNDSKTSYNTINSSNFNEDNNNNNLLTSKPKIESGIVNIKNELDDTSKDLGILLDIDSLGQFEQKVGFKNDDNHENNDNGTFSVKKNDNLEKLDSVTNNRKNPANFACDVCGKKFTRPYNLKSHLRTHTNERPFICSICGKAFARQHDRKRHEDLHTGKKRYVCGGKLKDGKPWGCGKKFARSDALGRHFKTESGRRCITPLYEEARQEKSGQES; encoded by the coding sequence ATGTCATTCAGCAACGGAAATATGGCTTCCTACATGACTAGTAGTAATGGAGAGGAGCAAAGTATaaacaacaaaaacgaTATAGACGATAACAGCGCTTACAGACGTAATAATTTCAGGAATAGTAGCAATTCAGGATCACATACGTTCCAATTATCGGACTTGGACTTAGATGTGGATATGAGGATGGATTCCGCCAATTCATCggagaaaatatcaaagaaccTTTCCTCTGGCATCCCGGACTCATTTGATTCTAACGTGAACAGCTTGCTGTCTCCGTCAAGCGGTTCTTATTCTGCAGATTTGAATTACCAAAGTCTATACAAACCAGATCTTCCACAGCAACAGttacaacagcaacagttacaacagcaacagcaacagcaacagcaacaacaacagcaacagcagaAGCAAACACCAACTTTAAAAGTCGAACAATCTGATACATTTCAGTGGGACGATATCTTAACACCTGCTGATAATCAACATCGGCCATCCCTCACAAACCAGTTTTTATCTCCAAGATCTAATTACGATGGTACCACTAGGAGCTCGGGCATTGACTCCAATTATAGCGATACAGAATCAAACTATCATACGCCTTATTTGTATCCACAGGACTTAGTTTCTTCACCTGCGATGTCTCACTTAACCGCGAATAACGATGATTTTGACGATCTTTTGAGCGTCGCATCTATGAACTCAAATTATTTACTGCCCGTAAATTCACATGGTTATAAACATATTTCAAACCTTGATGAGTTGGATGACTTGCTATCTTTAACATATTCAGACAATAACCTTTTATCAGCATCAAACAACAGTGATTTCAACAACAGTAATAACGGAATTATTAATACCGCTGACACTCAAAACAGTACCATTGCCATTAATAAAAGTAAAGTCGGTACTAACCAAAAGATGTTATTGACTATTCCAACTTCTTCCACACCTTCTCCTTCCACTCATGCTGCCCCGGTAACACCCATCATTTCTATACAGGAATTCAATGAGGGACACTTCCCAGTTAAAAACGAAGATGACGGAACGTTACAACTAAAAGTTCGGGATAACGAAAGTTATAGCGCTACTAACAATAACAATCTACTTCGTCCAGATGATAATGATTACAACAACGAAGCTCTCAGTGATATTGACCGCTCCTTCGAAGATATCATTAACGGTCGAAAATTGAAActtaaaaaatcaagaagaagatcttCTCAAACTTCCAATAATAGTTTCACTAGCAGGAGATCCTCGAGATCAAGAAGCATATCTCCCGATGAAAAAGCTAAATCTATAAGTGCAAATAGGGAAAAGTTATTGGAGATGGCAGATCTTTTACCATCCAGTGAAAATGACAATAATCGGGAGCGCTATGACAATGATAGCAAAACTAGCTATAACACCATTAACAGTAGCAATTTTAATGaggataataataataacaatttGTTAACAAGTAAACCAAAAATTGAATCGGGCATTGtcaatattaaaaatgaaCTAGATGACACTAGCAAAGATCTTGGCATACTTCTAGACATAGATAGCTTGGGCCAATTTGAGCAGAAAGTTGGtttcaaaaatgatgataatcACGAAAATAACGATAATGGCACATTTTCTGTTAAGAAAAATGACAATCTAGAAAAACTAGACAGTGTAACAAATAATAGGAAAAATCCTGCGAATTTTGCTTGTGATGTATGTGGTAAGAAGTTTACAAGACCTTATAACTTAAAGTCACACTTAAGAACGCATACAAATGAAAGGCCATTTATTTGTTCTATTTGTGGTAAGGCGTTTGCACGTCAACATGATAGAAAGAGACACGAAGATTTGCATACAGGTAAGAAAAGGTATGTATGCGGTGGTAAGCTGAAGGACGGTAAACCCTGGGGTTGTGGCAAAAAGTTTGCAAGAAGTGATGCTCTTGGTAGGCATTTTAAAACTGAAAGTGGTAGAAGATGCATCACTCCCTTGTACGAAGAAGCCAGACAGGAGAAATCGGGACAAGAGAGttaa
- a CDS encoding uncharacterized protein (Nuclear hypothetical protein; relocalizes to the cytosol in response to hypoxia; contains WD-40 domains; not an essential gene; protein abundance increases in response to DNA replication stress): MASYSLVESNSFGSENWCLKLQPSYKHGLLTGLSNGEIRLLDWSTGKSVQKIKASETAINDMKVIGSDFSAGHLVSSASIDAVKVFDIRTNDRIAQIQNEANSPFISLDSRHGLLACGTELQGIDAAVYIYDIRKWDTPLRSLIDSHHDDVTCIKFHPSDVNILLSGSTDGYTNIYDLKQDEEEDALHQVINYASIHSCGWLSPKRIFTLSHMETFAIHELNDKSDELKEPQPLDFGDVREIWNCDYVVDIYPGLIATGKTQENCGELCLLPFKDEKVDTENGIVIPHAHGDEVVRDIFIPAQHSNMLYSCGEDGCVKIWENKQGPLDIPENFWDYSKKMNVLGDDDREGSINLDEPLIIQKESVSTRPRKEKHKKAKKHSMKSRFKPY, from the coding sequence ATGGCTAGTTATTCTTTAGTTGAATCGAATTCTTTCGGGTCAGAAAATTGGTGTCTTAAGTTACAGCCTAGTTATAAACATGGTCTTTTAACTGGATTAAGTAATGGCGAAATACGTTTGCTAGACTGGAGTACTGGTAAATCAGTACAAAAGATTAAGGCGAGCGAAACTGCAATCAATGATATGAAGGTCATCGGTAGCGACTTCTCTGCTGGTCATCTAGTTAGTAGCGCCTCTATCGACGCGGTGAAAGTTTTCGATATAAGGACGAATGACCGCATTGCTCAAATTCAAAACGAGGCCAACTCCCCCTTTATTTCCTTAGATTCTCGTCATGGTCTATTGGCCTGTGGTACCGAATTGCAGGGAATTGACGCTGCtgtatacatatatgaTATTCGCAAATGGGACACTCCATTGAGATCATTAATTGACTCTCACCATGATGACGTTACCTGTATTAAATTTCATCCTTCTGACGTCAATATTTTGCTCAGTGGTTCAACTGATGGTTACACGAACATTTATGACTTGAAACAAGATGAGGAGGAGGACGCTTTACACCAAGTTATTAATTATGCGTCAATACATTCCTGTGGATGGTTGTCCCCAAAGAGGATATTTACACTATCACATATGGAAACATTTGCAATTCACGAATTGAACGACAAATCTGACGAATTGAAAGAGCCACAACCCTTGGACTTTGGTGATGTAAGAGAAATATGGAACTGTGACTACGTGGTAGATATTTACCCTGGACTCATTGCAACCGGTAAAACCCAAGAAAATTGTGGAGAGTTGTGCCTCCTACCATTTAAAGATGAGAAGGTGGATACTGAAAACGGTATTGTTATCCCACACGCCCATGGAGACGAGGTCGTCAGAGATATTTTTATACCAGCACAACATAGCAACATGTTATACTCCTGTGGTGAAGATGGTTGCGTTAAAATTTGGGAAAACAAACAGGGGCCGTTAGATATtccagaaaatttttgggattactctaaaaaaatgaacgTCTTAGGAGATGACGACAGAGAAGGTTCCATTAATTTAGACGAACCtcttattattcaaaaagaatcGGTTTCCACGAGGCCAAGGAAGGAGAAACACAAGAAAGCCAAGAAACATTCCATGAAAAGTCGTTTCAAACCATACTAG